One Spirochaeta africana DSM 8902 genomic window carries:
- the hflK gene encoding FtsH protease activity modulator HflK, which produces MSEKNVSPQNLPFTLKPGMIILILVVLAVLVGAGTSFFVVDQTEEAIVTRFGRYQRRVGPGLQTKLPFGIEQNHNVQTQVVQNMSFGFRTQQAGVQTRYDSRDYSHESIMLTGDLNIVDVEWIIQYRIAEPYNWLFKVEDRDQTIRDISQSVMNELVGDRAILDVISSERRNIEFRSEELLNEIFNEYELGIRVTSVRLQNIVPPRGRVQDAFEDVNRAIQDMNRKINEGRRAFNEEIPRARGEADRMLQTAEGYAARRVNTARGDVARFNAILTEYRQQPQVTRVRLYNELMESLFDQEDSVNLIDRQFTNLLPLLNLDTVPGGQQ; this is translated from the coding sequence ATGAGTGAGAAAAACGTCTCCCCCCAGAACCTGCCCTTCACCCTGAAACCGGGGATGATAATCCTCATTCTCGTGGTGTTGGCGGTTCTTGTCGGGGCGGGAACCAGTTTTTTCGTGGTCGATCAGACCGAGGAGGCGATCGTCACCCGCTTCGGTCGCTATCAGCGCCGGGTCGGCCCCGGGCTTCAGACCAAGCTGCCATTCGGGATTGAGCAGAACCACAACGTACAGACCCAGGTAGTCCAGAACATGTCGTTCGGATTCCGCACCCAGCAGGCAGGGGTCCAAACCCGCTACGACAGCCGCGACTACTCACATGAGTCAATCATGCTGACCGGCGACCTGAATATTGTCGATGTCGAGTGGATCATCCAGTACCGGATTGCCGAACCGTACAACTGGCTGTTCAAGGTCGAGGATCGCGATCAGACCATCCGGGATATCTCGCAATCGGTGATGAACGAACTGGTCGGGGATCGGGCAATCCTGGATGTCATCAGTTCCGAGCGCCGGAATATCGAGTTCCGCTCGGAGGAACTGCTGAACGAGATTTTCAACGAGTATGAGCTGGGTATCCGGGTTACCAGCGTCCGTCTGCAGAATATCGTACCCCCGCGCGGACGGGTGCAGGACGCATTTGAGGATGTGAACCGGGCTATTCAGGACATGAATCGGAAGATCAACGAGGGGCGCCGCGCCTTTAACGAGGAGATCCCGCGCGCCCGCGGTGAGGCAGATCGCATGCTGCAGACTGCCGAGGGATATGCCGCCCGCCGGGTAAATACCGCTCGTGGTGATGTAGCCCGCTTTAATGCAATCCTTACCGAGTACCGCCAGCAGCCCCAGGTTACCCGCGTCCGCCTTTACAACGAACTTATGGAAAGCCTGTTCGACCAGGAAGACAGCGTGAACCTGATTGATCGTCAGTTCACCAATCTGCTGCCGCTGCTGAATTTGGACACCGTACCGGGAGGTCAGCAATGA
- the hflC gene encoding protease modulator HflC has protein sequence MKNNRVITALVIIAVVIGVFLILGPFYIVSEGEQAVLIRFGQIVQVERDAGLKLKTPVIDNVHRFPKKIMSWDGEPQRIPTSENQFIWVDTTARWRIEDPERFYERITTIPAAFGRLDDVIDSAVRAVIAENSIAEAVRSSNRINEQDAEELIGADATQIEGDIEEDSFRELLDMIAFDVQHDRINKGRRQLSQEMLDNSRDDVADFGIELIDVVIRQIRYSDDLTEAVFNRMISEREQIAEAYRSYGDGRREELLGQLERERETILSTAEAQAQEIRAIADGEAARIYNQAYGQDQGFFELWRSLESYRRTMPNMNKILSTDMDYFRYLYNPEG, from the coding sequence ATGAAAAACAATCGAGTAATCACCGCACTGGTTATAATCGCGGTAGTAATCGGGGTATTCCTGATCCTGGGACCTTTCTACATTGTAAGTGAGGGAGAACAGGCGGTTCTGATCCGCTTTGGTCAGATTGTCCAGGTTGAACGCGACGCCGGCCTCAAGCTTAAAACCCCGGTTATCGATAATGTACACCGGTTTCCCAAGAAGATCATGTCGTGGGATGGTGAGCCGCAGCGCATTCCGACCTCGGAGAACCAGTTTATATGGGTCGATACCACCGCCCGCTGGCGGATCGAGGATCCGGAGCGCTTTTACGAGCGAATCACCACCATTCCGGCCGCTTTCGGCCGACTGGACGACGTTATCGACTCGGCTGTTCGCGCAGTCATTGCCGAGAACAGCATCGCCGAGGCAGTCCGATCCAGCAACCGGATCAACGAGCAGGACGCCGAGGAGCTGATCGGTGCCGACGCTACCCAGATCGAGGGAGATATCGAGGAAGACAGCTTTCGCGAGCTGCTGGATATGATCGCCTTCGATGTGCAACACGACAGAATCAACAAAGGGAGACGCCAGCTCTCCCAGGAGATGCTGGACAACTCACGCGACGATGTAGCCGACTTCGGAATTGAGCTCATCGATGTAGTTATACGTCAGATTCGCTACTCGGATGATCTGACCGAGGCAGTGTTCAACCGGATGATCTCCGAACGTGAGCAGATCGCCGAGGCCTACCGTTCCTACGGGGATGGACGCCGCGAGGAACTGCTTGGCCAGCTCGAGCGCGAACGGGAAACCATTCTGTCAACCGCCGAGGCGCAGGCACAGGAGATCCGGGCAATCGCCGACGGCGAGGCAGCCAGGATCTACAACCAGGCCTATGGCCAGGACCAGGGCTTCTTCGAGCTGTGGCGTTCCCTGGAGTCATACCGCCGCACCATGCCCAACATGAACAAGATCCTCTCTACCGATATGGACTACTTCCGGTATCTGTACAATCCTGAGGGGTAA
- a CDS encoding AMP-binding protein, with the protein MSHKKTGTPWGFLEEYRPGFFTGTWPTVPEMIRITANRYGERRCFTSFVPTPRSWTYNETLTRIESLAGKLQHDGLTPGMQVGLTGKNSPEWGIAYLAILFAGGVVVPIDHMLSNKDTLRLLERAECSMLLTDSDKFEFFQQQKLIKHLYGLDAGLPDFILELPAEAFEPVQRDETDLAAILFTSGTTGDSKGVMLSHQNLVADCYLAQQHLAIFHTDIFYALLPLHHSYSMLAVFLESLSVGAETVFTPQLAVSQVLKDLKQGNVTMFLGVPMLFNKLLKGLMRGVREKGVVVYGIIRGLMGLSGVIKTLTGVNIGKGLFRGLRGKLSMDKIRICISGGGPLPTSTYKQFNQLGLSFVQGYGLTETSPIITLNPTYSTRIAAVGLPVAQADIKVIDADEHGIGEIVVKGPMVMQGYYRNQEATDEVFTEDGYFTTGDMGYIDAKGYVYLTGRKKLLIVTEGGKNVYPEEIEDQFQLYDEIEQIMVRGYELDKAMKTEGIEALIYPNQDIDVSEQRIAEIIKEVNHNLLPYQRIQRHSVLSEPLPMTTTKKIKRHEAGQ; encoded by the coding sequence ATGTCTCACAAGAAAACTGGGACCCCATGGGGGTTTCTCGAAGAGTACCGACCGGGGTTCTTTACCGGAACCTGGCCAACGGTACCCGAAATGATCCGCATTACCGCCAACCGCTATGGCGAGCGTCGCTGTTTCACCAGCTTCGTACCCACCCCTCGCAGCTGGACCTATAACGAAACCCTTACGCGAATCGAAAGCCTGGCCGGCAAGCTGCAGCACGACGGTCTGACGCCAGGGATGCAGGTCGGGCTTACCGGGAAAAACTCCCCGGAATGGGGAATCGCCTACCTGGCCATCCTGTTTGCCGGCGGGGTGGTGGTTCCAATCGATCACATGCTGTCAAACAAGGATACCCTGCGACTGCTGGAGCGTGCCGAGTGCAGTATGCTGTTGACAGACAGCGACAAATTCGAGTTCTTTCAGCAGCAAAAGCTGATCAAGCATCTGTACGGGCTTGATGCCGGTTTGCCTGATTTCATACTGGAGCTGCCCGCCGAGGCTTTTGAGCCGGTGCAGCGCGACGAAACCGATCTGGCCGCAATCCTCTTTACTTCGGGCACAACCGGGGACTCAAAAGGGGTAATGCTGTCCCATCAGAACCTGGTCGCTGACTGCTATCTGGCACAGCAGCATCTGGCTATTTTCCACACCGATATCTTCTATGCCCTGCTGCCGCTGCACCATTCGTACTCCATGCTGGCCGTCTTTCTGGAGTCTCTCTCGGTTGGCGCAGAAACCGTCTTTACCCCGCAATTGGCCGTGTCGCAGGTACTCAAGGATCTGAAGCAAGGCAATGTAACCATGTTTCTCGGGGTGCCTATGCTGTTCAACAAGCTGCTCAAGGGCCTGATGCGCGGTGTACGGGAGAAAGGGGTCGTGGTGTACGGGATTATTCGCGGCCTGATGGGCCTCAGCGGAGTAATCAAAACCCTTACCGGGGTGAATATCGGCAAGGGCCTGTTTCGCGGCCTGCGCGGTAAACTCTCTATGGACAAGATCCGGATCTGCATCAGTGGCGGCGGTCCGCTGCCAACCAGCACCTACAAACAGTTCAATCAGCTGGGGCTGTCATTCGTACAAGGATACGGACTCACCGAGACTTCGCCGATTATCACCCTGAATCCGACCTACTCCACCAGGATTGCCGCAGTGGGTCTGCCGGTTGCCCAGGCCGATATCAAGGTAATCGACGCGGATGAGCACGGTATCGGAGAGATCGTGGTCAAGGGCCCAATGGTAATGCAGGGATACTACCGCAACCAGGAGGCTACCGACGAGGTCTTTACCGAGGATGGCTACTTTACCACCGGAGACATGGGGTATATCGATGCCAAGGGGTACGTCTACCTTACCGGTCGCAAAAAACTGCTGATAGTAACCGAAGGCGGAAAGAATGTATATCCGGAGGAGATCGAGGATCAGTTCCAGCTGTACGACGAGATTGAGCAGATTATGGTTCGCGGGTACGAGTTGGACAAGGCCATGAAGACCGAAGGCATCGAGGCGCTTATATACCCCAACCAGGATATCGATGTCAGCGAGCAGCGGATTGCCGAGATCATCAAAGAGGTGAATCACAACCTGCTGCCATATCAGCGTATTCAACGCCACAGCGTGCTTTCCGAGCCTCTGCCCATGACCACTACCAAGAAAATCAAACGACACGAAGCCGGACAGTAA
- a CDS encoding DNA adenine methylase, with protein sequence MSYLQDQLIAYIGNKRTLLPFLQQVFTAHTASMTRVRFYDPFSGAGAVSRLAKSMGYSVHANDWEDYAQVINSCWVGVDRDDLDRLFSDHGGARQALLTLQRIGEAGRPLHPYISRHYAPRRTATADYRRERLFYTRENAEFIDAVRGAIEAWYPTGLLEPRQLQAKHVLLGSLLYEAATHANTSGVFKAYHKGFGGHGGDALGRIMAPMQLELPTLCNSSPGTRHCVTRQDAAAAARGQSYDLVYLDPPYNAHQYGSNYFMLNTIARWDRPPVDDSFGRDGRLNSKAGIRADWVATRSPYCSRAHAPTALAELLDSLDSRYIMLSYNTDGIIPFEQQLELFQQRGRVSYTATEYAAYRGGRQSMSRRTATTEYLLIVDTSGRSGHDDHARIERQRRLQYLKSLQAQRYIPELLYGRFGGEVVYRQQGEVLFRAELIGGFMPKQWQVHEERLTLEQTELLIDWLESAMCGNQLVQFTCAMDILEAGTLSGAERTAVEREALKALKRFTHRKYYREYESAVARLTDLAAARPELVRLARAVDGIQQIAALRFAG encoded by the coding sequence ATGAGTTACCTCCAGGATCAGTTGATTGCATATATCGGAAACAAGCGTACCCTGCTGCCGTTTCTGCAACAGGTATTCACCGCCCACACCGCCAGCATGACCCGGGTTCGCTTCTACGATCCGTTTTCCGGGGCGGGGGCAGTCTCCCGGCTGGCCAAGAGCATGGGATACTCGGTACATGCCAATGACTGGGAGGACTACGCCCAGGTGATCAACAGCTGCTGGGTTGGCGTTGACCGTGACGATCTGGATCGTCTGTTTTCCGACCATGGTGGTGCACGACAAGCCTTGCTGACCCTCCAGAGAATAGGCGAGGCCGGGCGACCACTGCATCCGTATATCTCGCGCCACTACGCCCCCCGGCGCACCGCTACCGCTGATTACCGGCGTGAACGGCTGTTTTATACCCGGGAAAATGCCGAGTTTATCGACGCGGTACGCGGAGCAATCGAGGCGTGGTACCCGACGGGTCTGCTTGAGCCACGGCAGTTGCAGGCGAAACACGTCCTGCTCGGATCGCTGCTGTACGAGGCCGCCACCCATGCCAACACCTCCGGGGTGTTCAAGGCCTATCATAAGGGATTTGGCGGGCATGGCGGGGATGCCCTGGGGCGGATCATGGCGCCGATGCAGCTTGAACTGCCCACCCTCTGTAATTCGTCACCGGGTACGCGGCATTGTGTCACCCGCCAGGATGCGGCAGCAGCCGCCCGGGGACAGAGCTATGACCTGGTATATCTGGATCCGCCCTATAACGCCCACCAGTACGGTAGCAACTACTTCATGCTGAATACCATCGCGCGCTGGGATCGCCCGCCGGTGGATGACAGCTTTGGACGTGACGGCCGACTGAACAGCAAGGCCGGGATTCGCGCGGACTGGGTGGCTACCCGTTCACCGTACTGCTCGCGTGCACACGCGCCCACGGCCCTGGCGGAGCTGCTTGATTCATTGGACAGTCGCTATATAATGCTGAGCTACAATACTGATGGCATTATTCCGTTCGAGCAGCAACTGGAATTGTTCCAGCAGCGAGGCAGGGTCAGCTATACCGCGACCGAGTATGCTGCGTATCGTGGCGGGCGGCAGAGCATGAGCCGCCGTACGGCAACCACCGAATACCTGCTGATCGTGGATACCTCCGGCCGCAGCGGACATGACGATCACGCCCGTATAGAGCGGCAGCGCCGACTGCAGTATCTGAAGAGCCTGCAGGCACAACGCTACATCCCGGAATTGCTGTACGGCAGGTTTGGCGGCGAGGTGGTATACCGTCAGCAAGGAGAGGTCCTGTTCCGTGCAGAGCTCATCGGTGGATTCATGCCGAAGCAGTGGCAGGTACACGAAGAGCGTCTCACCCTTGAACAGACAGAGCTTCTGATCGATTGGCTTGAGTCAGCGATGTGCGGTAATCAGCTGGTTCAGTTTACCTGTGCAATGGATATCCTGGAAGCCGGAACCCTGAGTGGTGCCGAGCGGACTGCGGTGGAGCGTGAGGCATTGAAAGCGCTCAAACGATTTACCCATCGTAAATATTACCGGGAATATGAGTCGGCGGTAGCCCGATTGACAGACCTGGCGGCAGCCCGGCCAGAATTGGTCAGGCTGGCCCGGGCGGTGGACGGTATTCAGCAGATTGCCGCCCTGCGGTTTGCCGGTTAA
- a CDS encoding ligand-binding sensor domain-containing protein: MGSGLWRPVLAAVLLSIGGGNVTGDVGAAFDHLDYRDGLVNSSISAIVQDTDGFFWFGSQAGLHRYDGYSMEVISSLPFDPDSLSHHLVQSLYYADDALWVGTYNGLNRLDLSDYRLQLFPSREDDPYSLSNEIVTAVQRDAHGRYWVGTLDGLNRLDDPESGRFTRIFADPDDAQSLPHSTIRGILLDSRDRLWVGSYGGLSLLVSAPGSIPRFRSFDAADGFSASYVMGIEEDDDGILWIGTWDKGVVRFDPEQEVFSYPDMPTYPVYSLHAAGEMLYAGTWGNGMLEYHIPTGQYRQYLHDPLVRRSIGHNVIYSLFLDDSGILWIGTNGNGISRLNTHQSEFTLAHSQGDPDTALTPSGVRALVQLPEGDLLVGFQNHGIDRFREGEGVIRRYRSGTDNAQELPDGTVNDFLLRPDGTVLTATNGGLLRYYPDQDRFEPVGYNPDPSGDVNENIIYSLAEDRQGSLWIGTYTRGIVRRHPDGRLQRYETIPGQPDSLSNNLVYQIFVDSRGTVWAGTNGGLNRYLPSSDSWQRYQHDPLDEGSISNDSVSSFLEDSAGQLWVGTRAGGINRYDPLSDSFVHWSTADGLNSNAVMAIAESLRGELLIGTSNGMSVFDPNEQEFFALAEADGMHAREFSGAVLSRDDGSVVFGAFGQLVVVQDTVTPASPNPPGTLITDVQVQNRSIIEGNPNRLEMLEVSYRQNWLAFWFSSTDYTQPQNNRFRYRMQGWDEDWIEIEHRRSVEYTNLPPGRYQFQVQAGNSYGAWDTAVRRVDVVITPPFWQTTLFRAVLVLLILGLSLAINRYNTARLRALNQRLDEQVKERTRELSRINEELLEANAVKDRFFSVVAHDLRGPIFGIASYTAGLLDSDATLDFDEAIGSLATVRDTAVGLQQVLEHLLEWGDLQRSSEPVELQTVRVTDMLGTAVDSFRGLIETKQLSVDIESSDDLYASAAPHLLSGIVQNLLHNAIKFTPVRGRIIMGAVRERVPGMVSIDIIDNGIGMTARQVEAIHQHKAGSTVGTEGEKGSGLGLLLCMEQVKLLGGGLHIHSRVDQGTRVTITVPLDTHVP; the protein is encoded by the coding sequence ATGGGATCAGGATTGTGGCGGCCGGTGCTTGCTGCCGTATTGTTGAGCATTGGCGGCGGCAATGTAACCGGTGATGTTGGTGCGGCGTTTGATCATCTGGACTATCGTGATGGACTGGTAAACTCATCGATCTCCGCGATTGTTCAGGATACCGATGGCTTTTTCTGGTTCGGATCACAAGCCGGGCTGCATCGCTACGACGGGTACAGTATGGAGGTGATCTCCTCGCTCCCGTTTGATCCTGACAGCCTGAGTCATCATCTGGTACAAAGCCTGTACTACGCCGATGATGCCCTTTGGGTCGGTACCTATAACGGCCTGAACCGACTTGACTTGTCGGACTACCGGCTGCAGCTGTTTCCTTCCCGGGAGGATGATCCTTACAGCCTGAGCAACGAGATTGTGACCGCTGTACAGCGGGATGCACATGGTCGCTACTGGGTGGGTACCCTGGATGGGCTGAACCGGCTTGATGATCCCGAGAGTGGCCGTTTTACCAGGATATTTGCTGATCCCGACGACGCACAGTCTTTGCCGCACTCCACGATTCGGGGAATCCTGCTGGACAGCCGGGACCGGCTATGGGTGGGAAGCTATGGAGGGCTGTCTCTGCTGGTATCGGCCCCGGGCAGTATCCCGCGATTTCGCAGCTTCGATGCTGCCGATGGTTTCTCGGCCAGCTATGTCATGGGTATCGAAGAGGATGATGACGGCATACTCTGGATAGGTACCTGGGATAAAGGGGTGGTCCGTTTCGATCCCGAGCAGGAGGTATTCTCGTACCCCGACATGCCGACATACCCGGTGTACTCCCTGCATGCTGCCGGGGAGATGCTGTACGCCGGCACCTGGGGCAACGGGATGCTGGAGTACCATATCCCGACCGGACAGTACAGGCAGTATCTGCATGATCCGCTGGTTCGGCGCTCGATCGGTCACAATGTAATCTATTCGCTGTTCCTCGACGACAGCGGCATACTGTGGATTGGCACCAACGGAAACGGTATCAGCCGGTTGAATACCCATCAGTCAGAGTTTACCCTGGCTCACAGCCAGGGTGATCCGGATACGGCGCTGACTCCGTCTGGCGTACGTGCCCTGGTTCAGCTGCCCGAGGGCGACCTGCTTGTCGGATTTCAGAATCACGGGATTGACCGGTTTCGTGAGGGGGAGGGGGTGATACGCCGGTACCGCAGCGGCACCGATAATGCACAGGAACTGCCCGACGGTACGGTGAATGACTTCCTGCTGCGTCCGGACGGTACGGTGCTTACCGCTACAAACGGGGGGCTGTTGCGCTACTATCCTGATCAGGACCGTTTCGAGCCGGTCGGGTACAATCCCGATCCCAGCGGCGATGTAAACGAGAACATCATCTATTCGCTGGCCGAGGATCGACAGGGGTCGCTCTGGATCGGCACCTATACCCGGGGTATCGTACGCCGCCACCCCGACGGTCGGTTGCAGCGCTATGAAACCATTCCCGGTCAACCGGATTCCCTGAGCAATAATCTGGTGTATCAGATATTTGTCGATTCCCGGGGTACCGTCTGGGCAGGCACCAACGGTGGTCTGAATCGCTATCTGCCGTCGAGCGACAGCTGGCAGCGTTATCAGCATGATCCTCTGGATGAGGGCAGTATTTCAAACGACAGTGTCAGCAGTTTTCTTGAGGATTCTGCCGGCCAGCTCTGGGTTGGCACCCGTGCAGGCGGTATAAATCGGTACGATCCCCTTTCAGACAGCTTTGTGCACTGGTCAACCGCTGACGGGCTGAATTCAAATGCGGTGATGGCAATCGCAGAGTCCCTGCGCGGGGAATTGCTGATCGGTACCTCTAACGGGATGAGTGTGTTCGATCCCAACGAACAGGAGTTTTTTGCCCTTGCCGAGGCAGACGGGATGCATGCCCGGGAGTTTTCCGGGGCCGTGCTGTCTCGGGACGATGGCAGTGTGGTGTTCGGCGCGTTCGGTCAGCTGGTAGTTGTTCAGGATACCGTTACCCCCGCCAGTCCGAATCCGCCAGGCACCCTTATTACCGATGTGCAGGTACAGAACCGGTCTATTATCGAGGGCAATCCCAACCGTCTGGAAATGCTGGAGGTCAGCTATCGCCAGAACTGGCTGGCATTCTGGTTCAGCAGTACCGACTATACCCAGCCGCAGAACAACCGGTTTCGCTACCGTATGCAGGGCTGGGATGAGGACTGGATAGAGATTGAGCACCGGCGTTCGGTAGAGTATACCAACCTTCCGCCTGGCCGGTATCAGTTCCAGGTGCAGGCAGGCAACAGTTACGGGGCATGGGACACCGCTGTCCGACGGGTGGATGTGGTTATCACCCCGCCGTTCTGGCAGACAACACTGTTCAGGGCAGTTCTGGTTTTGCTTATTCTGGGACTGTCGCTGGCTATCAATCGCTACAATACTGCCCGGCTCAGGGCCTTGAATCAGCGCCTTGATGAGCAGGTAAAGGAGCGCACCCGGGAGTTGTCGCGCATCAACGAGGAGCTGCTCGAGGCCAACGCGGTCAAGGATCGCTTTTTCTCGGTTGTCGCGCATGACCTTCGCGGTCCGATTTTCGGGATTGCCAGCTATACTGCCGGCTTGCTGGATTCGGACGCAACACTGGATTTTGATGAAGCGATCGGCTCTCTGGCTACGGTGCGCGATACCGCTGTCGGTTTGCAGCAGGTGCTTGAGCATCTGCTGGAATGGGGCGATCTGCAGCGCAGCAGCGAGCCGGTGGAGCTCCAAACCGTGCGTGTAACCGATATGCTGGGCACAGCAGTCGACAGTTTTCGTGGTCTTATCGAGACCAAACAGTTATCCGTGGATATAGAGAGTTCTGATGATCTGTATGCAAGTGCTGCCCCCCATCTTCTCTCGGGGATCGTGCAGAACCTGCTGCATAATGCGATCAAATTCACCCCGGTTCGCGGGCGAATAATAATGGGTGCCGTTCGAGAACGGGTGCCGGGTATGGTCAGTATTGATATAATCGATAACGGTATAGGGATGACCGCGCGACAGGTAGAGGCAATTCATCAGCACAAGGCCGGCAGCACGGTGGGCACCGAGGGCGAAAAGGGCAGCGGACTGGGGCTGTTGTTGTGCATGGAGCAGGTGAAACTGCTGGGCGGGGGGTTGCACATCCACAGCAGGGTGGATCAGGGTACCCGGGTTACCATAACCGTACCGCTTGATACGCACGTCCCGTGA
- a CDS encoding UDP-N-acetylmuramoyl-L-alanyl-D-glutamate--2,6-diaminopimelate ligase: MPILDTTEFNPGTAVLAVQGPERIEVTSITQDSRRCGPAACFTAISGLHSDGHRFIPDCIAAGASLIVHEQELDPAILNQATGTTFLRVTDSRRAFSALAAWLYDTPESPLQVIGITGTDGKSTTVSLLHQLLQACGCRSGFLSTVAMHDGLQESKNSLRQSTPEADEIHQRLARMRDNHCRYAVVEATSHGLSPKTARLADVSFTAGVFTNITHEHLEFHGTFEQYRHDKAELFRRATQASVLNADDPNSHWIAQESGAPVRWYSLNPADQSAIQLDMWAEQIEATPAGSNFLLCTPEARLPAHTSLIGEINVANILAASLAAHSTAGIPLQQIAAAIAGLQGPRGRMMRIDHGQPFSLFVDYAHTPGSFGKLLPMLKNLAAQRMIVVFGSAGNRDTAKRPMQGEIADRFADIIVLTDEDPREEDSMAILEDIADGITAKTRGESLFLIPDRRTAIEHACRLAGPGDLVVTLGKGHEGNIQYARESIEWDEPEVASRILSGLGYFS; encoded by the coding sequence ATGCCAATCCTCGACACCACAGAATTCAACCCCGGAACCGCGGTGCTGGCCGTACAGGGACCAGAACGCATCGAAGTCACCAGCATTACCCAGGACTCGCGGCGCTGCGGACCGGCTGCTTGTTTTACCGCAATCAGCGGGCTGCACTCGGACGGTCACCGGTTTATTCCAGACTGCATTGCGGCGGGTGCCAGTCTGATTGTGCATGAGCAGGAACTTGACCCGGCAATACTGAACCAGGCGACCGGGACGACCTTTCTGCGGGTTACCGATTCGCGCCGGGCTTTCTCGGCGCTTGCAGCCTGGCTGTACGATACCCCCGAAAGCCCGTTGCAGGTGATCGGGATTACCGGAACCGACGGAAAATCCACGACAGTCAGCCTGCTGCACCAGCTGCTGCAGGCCTGCGGCTGCAGGTCCGGATTTCTTTCTACCGTTGCCATGCACGATGGGCTGCAGGAGTCCAAAAACAGCTTGAGGCAGTCTACCCCGGAAGCAGACGAGATCCATCAGCGACTGGCAAGGATGCGCGACAACCACTGCCGCTACGCGGTCGTCGAGGCGACCTCGCATGGTCTTTCTCCCAAGACTGCGCGCCTTGCCGATGTCAGTTTTACCGCAGGAGTGTTTACCAACATTACCCACGAACATCTTGAGTTCCATGGAACATTCGAGCAGTATCGTCATGACAAGGCCGAGCTCTTCCGCCGGGCGACACAGGCATCGGTACTGAACGCCGATGACCCCAACAGTCACTGGATTGCACAGGAATCCGGTGCCCCGGTACGCTGGTATTCACTCAACCCCGCTGACCAGTCCGCAATACAGCTGGATATGTGGGCCGAGCAGATCGAGGCGACCCCGGCAGGCAGCAATTTTCTGCTGTGCACTCCCGAAGCACGCCTGCCTGCACACACCAGCCTGATTGGCGAAATCAATGTCGCCAATATCCTGGCAGCATCACTGGCGGCACACAGTACCGCTGGAATACCACTGCAGCAGATTGCCGCCGCCATCGCCGGGCTGCAAGGGCCGCGCGGACGCATGATGAGGATTGATCACGGCCAACCGTTCAGCCTGTTTGTTGACTATGCACACACCCCCGGATCCTTCGGGAAGCTGCTGCCGATGCTGAAAAACCTTGCCGCACAGCGAATGATTGTGGTGTTTGGCAGTGCCGGCAATCGGGACACCGCCAAACGCCCGATGCAGGGGGAGATTGCCGATCGCTTTGCTGACATCATTGTACTGACAGACGAGGATCCCCGCGAGGAAGACAGCATGGCAATCCTTGAGGATATAGCCGACGGAATAACCGCCAAAACCCGGGGGGAATCGCTGTTTCTGATCCCTGATAGGCGAACCGCTATCGAGCATGCCTGTCGACTGGCCGGACCTGGTGATCTGGTTGTCACCCTGGGCAAGGGACACGAAGGCAATATTCAGTATGCACGCGAGAGCATCGAATGGGACGAGCCCGAGGTTGCATCCCGGATTCTTTCCGGGTTAGGCTACTTCAGCTGA